A stretch of the Kushneria konosiri genome encodes the following:
- the uvrB gene encoding excinuclease ABC subunit UvrB, giving the protein MNREFRIASDYKPAGDQPAAIDGLIKGLESGLAHQTLLGVTGSGKTFTMANVVERLQRPTIVMAPNKTLAAQLYGEFKSFFPDNAVEYFVSYYDYYQPEAYVPSSDTFIEKDASINDHIEQMRLSATKALLERRDALIVVSVSAIYGLGDPDQYLKMRLHFTRGELINQRDFLRRLAELQYTRNDTDFRRGTYRVRGDVIDVFPADAEDEAVRIELFDDEIDTISLFDPLTGEVRGKVPRMTIYPKTHYVTPRDTILGAIESIKEELAERLKYLRDHDRLVEAQRLEQRTLYDIEMMLELGYCNGIENYSRYLSGRDPGQAPPTFFDYLPDDALVFIDESHVSVPQVGGMYKGDRSRKETLVEYGFRLPSALDNRPMKFEEWELILPQTIFVSATPGPYEEEHAGQVVEQVVRPTGLVDPEIEVRPASTQVDDLLSEVRARVEVGERVLVTTLTKRMAEDLTDYLGEHDIRVRYLHSDIDTVERVEIIRDLRLGKFDVLVGINLLREGLDIPEVSLVAILDADKEGFLRAERSLIQTIGRAARNAHGKAILYGDRITGSMQRAMDETQRRRDKQIAFNEEHGITPRTITKNVADIMEAAQAPGTRRSKRKGDRQVAETDGQYTPEAIGQMSLDEVNREIKKLEDRMHEAAQNLEFETAASLRDQMQTLNARLIELK; this is encoded by the coding sequence ATGAATCGTGAGTTTCGCATTGCCTCCGACTACAAGCCCGCAGGTGATCAGCCGGCGGCCATCGACGGGCTGATCAAGGGTCTGGAGTCCGGTCTGGCGCATCAGACCCTGCTGGGGGTGACCGGTTCGGGCAAGACCTTCACCATGGCTAATGTGGTCGAGCGTCTACAGCGTCCGACCATCGTCATGGCACCCAACAAGACGCTGGCGGCACAGCTGTACGGCGAGTTCAAGTCGTTCTTTCCCGACAATGCCGTCGAGTACTTCGTTTCCTATTACGACTATTATCAGCCCGAGGCCTATGTGCCTTCCTCGGATACCTTTATCGAGAAGGATGCCTCGATCAATGACCATATCGAGCAGATGCGCCTATCGGCGACCAAGGCACTGCTCGAGCGGCGTGATGCCCTGATCGTGGTGTCGGTGTCGGCCATCTATGGTCTGGGCGACCCGGATCAGTATTTGAAGATGCGTCTTCACTTCACCCGTGGGGAGTTGATCAATCAGCGCGATTTCCTGCGCCGGCTGGCGGAACTGCAGTACACCCGCAACGATACCGATTTTCGCCGCGGCACCTATCGGGTGCGAGGAGACGTCATCGATGTCTTTCCTGCTGATGCCGAGGATGAGGCAGTGCGTATCGAACTCTTTGATGATGAAATCGATACCATCAGCCTGTTCGATCCGCTGACAGGAGAGGTGCGCGGCAAGGTGCCGCGCATGACCATCTATCCCAAGACGCACTACGTCACCCCGCGCGACACGATTCTTGGTGCCATCGAGTCGATCAAGGAAGAGCTTGCCGAGCGGCTCAAGTACCTGCGTGATCATGATCGCCTGGTCGAGGCGCAGCGTCTGGAGCAGCGCACGCTTTACGACATTGAAATGATGCTGGAGCTTGGCTACTGCAACGGCATTGAAAACTACTCCCGTTACCTCTCCGGGCGGGATCCGGGTCAGGCACCTCCGACCTTCTTTGACTACCTGCCTGACGATGCGCTGGTGTTTATTGACGAGTCGCACGTCAGCGTTCCGCAGGTGGGCGGTATGTACAAGGGCGACCGTTCGCGAAAGGAGACGCTGGTCGAGTATGGTTTCCGATTGCCTTCGGCGCTGGACAACCGCCCCATGAAGTTCGAGGAGTGGGAGCTCATTTTGCCGCAGACCATCTTTGTGTCCGCAACGCCCGGGCCGTATGAGGAGGAACATGCCGGTCAGGTGGTTGAGCAGGTGGTGCGTCCGACAGGCCTTGTCGATCCGGAAATCGAGGTGCGGCCGGCCAGTACTCAGGTCGATGATCTGCTCTCCGAAGTTCGCGCCCGGGTCGAGGTAGGAGAGCGGGTACTGGTGACGACCCTGACCAAGCGAATGGCCGAGGACCTGACCGACTATCTCGGCGAACATGACATTCGGGTGCGCTACCTGCATTCGGATATCGATACCGTCGAGCGGGTCGAAATCATTCGCGATCTGCGTCTGGGCAAGTTTGATGTGCTGGTGGGCATCAACCTGCTGCGTGAAGGGCTGGATATTCCCGAGGTCTCACTGGTGGCCATTCTGGACGCCGACAAGGAGGGTTTCCTGCGTGCCGAGCGCTCGCTGATCCAGACCATCGGGCGTGCGGCCCGTAACGCTCATGGCAAGGCGATCCTCTACGGTGATCGCATTACGGGGTCGATGCAGCGGGCCATGGATGAAACACAGCGTCGCCGCGACAAACAGATTGCCTTTAACGAAGAGCATGGCATCACGCCGCGTACCATCACCAAGAACGTGGCAGATATCATGGAAGCGGCTCAGGCGCCCGGTACCCGACGCAGCAAGCGCAAGGGCGATCGTCAGGTGGCCGAGACCGACGGCCAGTACACACCGGAGGCCATCGGTCAGATGAGTCTTGATGAGGTTAACCGTGAGATCAAAAAGCTTGAGGATCGTATGCATGAAGCGGCGCAGAACCTCGAGTTTGAAACGGCCGCTTCGCTGCGTGATCAGATGCAGACCCTTAACGCCCGCCTGATCGAACTCAAGTAG
- a CDS encoding OsmC family protein — protein sequence MSILIETEREGTLRQRIVFNDHEALYADAPASAGGEESAPDPHDYFDISLATCKAMTVLMYARKKEMPLDGVSVRVTRDSSNERDGQYRLQVDIGLIGDLSAQARDRLLEASEQCPIQKLMTSGHIEIETHAHLGGA from the coding sequence ATGAGTATTTTGATCGAGACAGAGCGTGAAGGAACACTGCGACAGCGTATCGTGTTCAACGATCACGAGGCGCTTTACGCCGATGCACCGGCCAGTGCCGGCGGTGAGGAAAGTGCGCCGGACCCGCATGATTATTTCGATATTTCGCTGGCGACCTGCAAGGCAATGACTGTTTTGATGTATGCCCGTAAAAAGGAGATGCCGCTTGATGGTGTCAGCGTTCGGGTCACTCGTGACAGCAGCAACGAGCGTGACGGTCAGTATCGACTACAGGTGGATATCGGTCTGATCGGCGATTTGAGTGCCCAGGCACGTGATCGTCTTCTTGAGGCTTCCGAGCAGTGTCCGATCCAGAAACTGATGACCTCCGGTCACATCGAAATAGAGACGCACGCACATCTTGGCGGTGCCTGA
- a CDS encoding heavy-metal-associated domain-containing protein, with the protein MALTFTLSGLKDSDDVNRLTTALMELDGVDTVQVAREWLEVEGRVQPGRVVEVIERLGYSSKR; encoded by the coding sequence ATGGCGTTAACATTTACCCTTAGTGGCCTTAAGGATTCCGATGACGTTAATCGACTGACCACGGCTTTGATGGAGCTTGATGGCGTGGATACCGTTCAGGTGGCACGGGAATGGCTGGAAGTGGAAGGACGTGTTCAGCCTGGCCGAGTGGTCGAAGTCATCGAAAGGCTGGGATATTCGTCAAAACGCTGA
- a CDS encoding YgfZ/GcvT domain-containing protein, with protein MSHPHWKTLLQHPSDELSSKGTGFNGQHDTVIVPLEDRVVLEVRGPDSEKFLQGQASASTAHATATIAPPAVFCTPKGRAIANVQMIKAAPQCYWLLLERSIADALHKHLAKYAAFYKAELTLRDDIAIAGLAGHQLDEVLGATMTLPHADWGVRVSTDEELAVTRHPHDMMRLVLIAPNDKLAELCRSMATELTLAANDLWQRLDIEAGLLWLDEPQREKWLPQMFNWEALAGISFKKGCYTGQEVVARAHYRGQVKKRLMRLSVATAEPIETGADIKDATSDKTLGEVVRSAAADEGHIEVLAVVTTRDDMPSLTINDQPAHLKPLPYVLERRDPEALSD; from the coding sequence ATGAGTCATCCGCACTGGAAGACATTGCTGCAGCATCCGTCAGACGAACTCTCATCGAAAGGCACCGGTTTTAACGGACAACACGACACCGTGATTGTCCCTTTGGAAGATCGCGTCGTGCTGGAGGTTCGCGGACCGGACAGCGAGAAATTTCTGCAGGGTCAGGCCAGCGCTTCCACGGCCCACGCCACCGCCACCATCGCACCGCCAGCAGTCTTTTGTACGCCCAAGGGACGTGCCATCGCCAATGTGCAAATGATCAAGGCCGCGCCGCAATGCTACTGGCTACTGCTTGAGCGCAGCATTGCCGATGCCCTCCATAAGCATCTGGCCAAATATGCAGCATTTTACAAGGCTGAACTGACCCTGCGTGATGATATCGCCATTGCAGGCCTGGCCGGACACCAGCTTGATGAAGTGCTGGGTGCGACCATGACGCTGCCCCATGCCGACTGGGGCGTGCGTGTCAGCACCGATGAAGAACTGGCCGTTACTCGCCATCCACATGACATGATGCGTCTGGTACTGATCGCCCCGAATGACAAACTGGCTGAACTATGTCGATCGATGGCTACCGAACTGACGCTGGCCGCAAACGACCTCTGGCAACGGCTGGATATCGAAGCCGGTCTTTTGTGGCTTGATGAGCCGCAACGCGAGAAATGGCTGCCCCAGATGTTCAACTGGGAGGCGCTGGCAGGCATCAGCTTCAAAAAGGGCTGCTACACCGGCCAGGAGGTCGTGGCCAGGGCGCACTATCGCGGCCAGGTCAAAAAACGTCTGATGCGGCTCTCCGTGGCCACAGCCGAGCCCATCGAGACGGGAGCGGACATCAAGGATGCCACGAGCGACAAGACGCTGGGGGAAGTGGTTCGCAGCGCGGCAGCAGACGAGGGACATATTGAAGTACTGGCCGTCGTCACAACCAGGGATGATATGCCGTCACTGACCATCAACGACCAGCCGGCACATCTCAAACCGCTGCCTTACGTGCTGGAGCGGCGTGACCCGGAAGCCCTGTCGGACTGA
- the mscL gene encoding large conductance mechanosensitive channel protein MscL, whose translation MPRFLTEFRDFAVKGNVVDLAVGIIIGSAFTAIVNSLVKDIFTPVLGLITGGINFTNLFFVLKEGAQTAGPYTTLADAQAAGAVTINYGIFLNAMISFTLVAMVCFILIRNIHRLRELGARKDEPSEAPAAAPTVRNCPYCITPISVDATRCPSCTSVLDSPKDAAPTV comes from the coding sequence ATGCCAAGATTTTTAACGGAGTTTCGCGATTTTGCCGTCAAGGGCAATGTTGTTGATCTGGCCGTCGGGATCATTATTGGCTCGGCCTTTACCGCCATCGTCAACAGTCTGGTCAAGGATATCTTTACGCCGGTACTGGGGCTGATTACCGGTGGGATCAATTTCACCAATCTGTTTTTTGTGCTCAAGGAAGGGGCGCAGACCGCAGGGCCCTATACGACGCTGGCGGATGCGCAGGCTGCTGGTGCGGTCACCATCAATTACGGCATTTTTCTCAATGCCATGATCTCGTTCACGCTGGTGGCGATGGTGTGCTTTATTCTGATTCGCAACATCCATCGTCTGCGCGAGCTGGGCGCACGCAAGGATGAGCCGTCCGAGGCGCCCGCTGCTGCTCCCACCGTTCGCAATTGCCCCTATTGCATCACGCCGATTTCGGTCGACGCCACGCGGTGCCCGAGTTGCACCTCTGTATTGGACTCGCCAAAAGACGCCGCGCCAACGGTGTAA
- a CDS encoding peptide chain release factor 3 — MTDTRIAQEASLRRTFAIISHPDAGKTTITEKLLLFGNAIQVAGAVKSKRQERSTTSDWMKMEQERGISVTTSVMQFPYKGRIVNLLDTPGHEDFSEDTYRTLTAVDSALMVVDGSKGVEDRTIKLMEVCRLRTTPILTFINKMDRDTRDPIEVMDEIETVLNIACAPVTWPIGMGRHFRGVYHLVNDTVHLYKQGQGNRIPEDVRIEGLNSPEVDDVLGASQAAELREEIELVQGASHEFDLDAYRRGELTPVFFGTAMGNFGVREMLDGFVEYAPSPQPRETNAREVTAEDGSFTGFVFKIQANMDPRHRDRIAFLRVCSGKYERNMKIHHVRIKKDVKIADALTFMAADRAHVEEAWPGDIIGLHNHGTIQIGDTFSSGEQMRFTGIPHFAPELFRRVRLRDPLKTKQLQKGLQQLSEEGATQVFMPLDNNDMIVGAVGLLQFDVVAHRLKDEYKVDCIYEPVNVQTARWIHGDERKLDELRNKVSTNLAIDGGGHLTYLAPTRVNLQLMEERWPDLSFDATREH, encoded by the coding sequence ATGACCGATACCCGGATCGCCCAGGAAGCCAGCCTTCGCAGAACCTTTGCGATCATTTCTCACCCCGACGCGGGCAAGACCACCATCACCGAAAAGCTGCTGTTGTTTGGCAACGCCATTCAGGTAGCCGGAGCGGTCAAGAGCAAGCGTCAGGAGCGCAGTACCACTTCTGACTGGATGAAGATGGAGCAGGAGCGTGGTATCTCCGTGACCACCTCTGTCATGCAGTTTCCCTACAAGGGGCGCATCGTCAATCTGCTGGATACGCCCGGACACGAGGACTTCTCCGAAGACACCTACCGCACGCTGACGGCGGTCGACTCTGCCCTGATGGTTGTAGATGGTTCCAAGGGTGTCGAGGATCGAACCATCAAGCTGATGGAAGTCTGTCGCCTGCGGACCACACCGATTCTGACCTTCATCAACAAGATGGATCGCGACACTCGGGATCCCATCGAGGTCATGGACGAGATCGAAACCGTGCTCAACATTGCGTGTGCGCCGGTGACTTGGCCGATCGGCATGGGGCGTCATTTCCGCGGCGTTTATCATCTGGTCAATGATACGGTGCATCTCTACAAGCAGGGACAGGGCAACCGGATTCCGGAAGACGTTCGAATCGAGGGCCTGAACAGTCCCGAGGTTGATGACGTGCTGGGAGCGTCTCAGGCGGCCGAGTTGCGCGAGGAGATCGAGCTGGTACAGGGCGCCTCGCATGAATTTGATCTGGATGCCTACCGCCGCGGCGAGCTGACGCCGGTATTTTTCGGCACGGCCATGGGCAATTTTGGTGTGCGTGAAATGCTCGACGGTTTCGTCGAATATGCGCCTTCGCCGCAGCCTCGAGAAACCAATGCCCGTGAAGTGACCGCCGAGGATGGCAGCTTCACCGGATTCGTTTTCAAGATCCAAGCCAATATGGACCCACGCCACCGTGACCGTATCGCCTTTCTGCGCGTCTGCTCGGGCAAGTATGAGCGCAATATGAAGATTCACCATGTGCGCATCAAAAAGGACGTCAAGATTGCCGATGCCCTGACCTTCATGGCCGCCGACCGGGCACATGTCGAGGAAGCCTGGCCTGGGGACATCATCGGATTGCACAACCATGGCACCATTCAGATCGGTGATACCTTCTCCAGTGGCGAGCAGATGCGCTTTACCGGCATTCCGCACTTTGCGCCCGAACTGTTTCGTCGCGTGCGTCTGAGAGACCCGCTCAAGACCAAGCAGCTTCAGAAGGGGCTTCAGCAGCTTTCCGAGGAGGGCGCCACTCAGGTCTTCATGCCACTGGATAATAACGACATGATCGTGGGTGCGGTCGGTTTGCTCCAGTTCGACGTGGTGGCACACCGTCTCAAGGATGAGTACAAGGTTGACTGCATCTATGAGCCGGTCAACGTTCAGACGGCTCGCTGGATTCATGGCGACGAGCGCAAGCTGGATGAGCTGCGCAACAAGGTCAGCACCAACCTCGCCATCGATGGCGGTGGGCATCTGACCTATCTGGCCCCGACCCGAGTCAACCTGCAGCTGATGGAAGAGCGCTGGCCTGATCTCTCCTTCGATGCCACCCGCGAGCATTAA
- a CDS encoding ATP-binding protein has translation MTQALLLTTPARNLVRLTIARGITWTCFLAVILFGIEVMDFKLRVVPIIAIIVAMGLFNVATWWRLGQNRQVTDVEYLIHLLIDVTGLTLIFYYTGGATNPAITYYLIPVAMAAATQPWRHACITAASAFVAYSMLMVFFEPVPELRHMIGDSLLTLNVLGMWLNFALCAGLITFVIFRMADTLRQRDRTLSRTREAALRNEQILAVASQAAGTAHELGTPLSTMLMLIDEMKSDPITDMQRADLDLLRSQVDTCKRHLRELVASAERRHSDPPVRVKAAEWLEALIQRWLVMRPDVTYQLHVDDPALPLLADPTLDQAIMNLLNNAADANPQDIAITLSESALKENRREVVISIVDHGPGISIEIASHMGESFISGRSRGLGIGLFLTHSTLDRFGGSVSLYNQTQGGTLTEVRLPHPDTDPSALSSLSQE, from the coding sequence ATGACGCAGGCGCTACTGCTGACCACCCCGGCTCGCAATCTGGTGCGGCTGACCATCGCGCGCGGTATTACCTGGACCTGTTTTCTGGCCGTGATCCTCTTTGGTATCGAGGTCATGGACTTCAAGCTTCGGGTTGTGCCGATCATTGCCATTATCGTGGCCATGGGACTTTTCAACGTGGCCACCTGGTGGCGGCTGGGACAGAACCGCCAGGTCACCGACGTCGAATATCTGATTCATCTGCTCATCGATGTGACGGGCCTTACCCTGATCTTTTATTACACCGGCGGCGCCACCAATCCGGCCATTACCTACTATCTGATTCCGGTCGCCATGGCCGCGGCCACCCAACCATGGCGACATGCCTGCATTACGGCGGCTTCAGCCTTTGTGGCCTATTCAATGCTCATGGTCTTTTTCGAGCCGGTACCGGAGCTTCGCCACATGATCGGAGACAGCCTTTTAACCCTCAATGTCCTGGGCATGTGGCTCAATTTCGCCCTGTGCGCCGGGCTGATCACCTTCGTGATCTTTCGTATGGCCGATACCCTGCGCCAGCGCGACCGAACGCTTTCACGCACCCGTGAAGCGGCCCTTCGCAACGAGCAGATTCTGGCCGTGGCCAGTCAGGCCGCAGGAACAGCGCATGAACTGGGTACGCCATTGTCGACCATGCTCATGCTGATCGACGAGATGAAATCTGACCCGATCACTGACATGCAGCGCGCAGACCTTGATCTGCTGCGCAGTCAGGTCGATACCTGCAAGCGCCACCTGCGCGAACTGGTGGCCAGCGCCGAGCGTCGCCACAGCGACCCCCCGGTACGCGTCAAGGCTGCCGAATGGCTGGAAGCGCTGATCCAGCGCTGGCTGGTCATGCGGCCGGATGTCACCTATCAGCTGCATGTCGATGATCCTGCACTGCCCCTTCTCGCCGACCCGACGCTGGATCAGGCTATCATGAACCTGCTCAACAACGCAGCCGATGCCAACCCGCAGGACATCGCCATCACGCTGAGCGAAAGCGCGCTCAAGGAAAACCGTCGCGAGGTCGTGATTTCCATTGTCGATCACGGCCCGGGCATCTCGATAGAGATTGCCAGCCACATGGGCGAGAGCTTTATCTCGGGGCGCTCCAGAGGGCTGGGCATCGGACTTTTTCTGACCCATTCGACACTGGATCGCTTCGGTGGCAGCGTCAGTCTCTACAATCAGACCCAGGGGGGCACGCTCACCGAAGTCAGGCTACCGCACCCGGATACCGACCCGAGCGCCCTCTCCTCACTTTCACAGGAATGA
- a CDS encoding response regulator transcription factor: MHEKASFLVVDDDPVFRQIMERALTRHEFDVMVAATIEEARQLAQRRPPEYATLDLKLEESSGLQFLPTLLSISPACRVVILTGYSSITTAVEAIKLGAVNYLCKPVEVSEVLQALDTQEGNPDAEIAENPPSVNRLTWEHIQRVLQDNDGNISATARSLGMHRRTLQRKLQKRPVKR, translated from the coding sequence ATGCACGAAAAGGCTTCCTTTCTGGTCGTTGATGACGACCCTGTATTCCGCCAGATCATGGAGCGCGCCCTGACGCGCCATGAGTTTGATGTCATGGTGGCCGCCACCATCGAAGAAGCACGACAATTGGCGCAGCGCCGCCCACCGGAGTATGCAACGCTTGATCTGAAACTCGAGGAAAGCTCCGGTTTGCAGTTTCTGCCCACCCTGCTCTCGATCAGCCCGGCCTGCCGGGTCGTGATACTGACCGGTTATTCGAGCATCACAACCGCCGTCGAGGCGATCAAGCTGGGGGCAGTGAACTACCTCTGTAAACCGGTCGAGGTCAGTGAAGTGCTGCAGGCTCTCGATACCCAGGAGGGCAACCCGGATGCCGAGATCGCCGAGAATCCGCCCTCCGTCAACCGACTGACCTGGGAGCACATCCAGCGTGTGCTGCAGGACAACGATGGCAATATTTCGGCCACGGCCCGAAGCCTGGGCATGCACCGGCGCACTCTGCAGCGCAAACTGCAAAAACGCCCGGTCAAGCGCTGA
- a CDS encoding inositol monophosphatase family protein: protein MTLEERLEQATRIAHEAGRRIRAAREGGSLQRNIKHGNELVTDTDVAVDRYISEQLESLFPGEARLSEELSPDRHDVSHEKPLWVVDPIDGTVNFAHGHHHVAVSIAWLDRGRVQVGVVHAPFLEETFTGIRGSGAWCNNEPISVSDSRELDTSLIGTGFPYDRDARFPLLRRLHAVLENCRDIRRNGAAALDLCAVACGRLDGYYESCSPWDFAAGLLIAREAGARTGHVYDCPEGIATELYGENLLVCTPEIYSPLKALIKKADSGQYR, encoded by the coding sequence ATGACTCTCGAAGAGCGCCTTGAACAGGCTACCCGCATCGCCCATGAAGCCGGACGTCGCATCAGGGCAGCACGCGAGGGAGGCAGCCTTCAACGCAACATCAAACATGGCAATGAACTGGTGACCGATACCGACGTGGCCGTTGATCGCTACATCAGCGAGCAGCTGGAGTCGCTGTTTCCCGGCGAGGCCCGCCTGAGTGAAGAGCTGTCACCGGACCGACATGATGTCAGTCACGAAAAGCCGCTATGGGTAGTGGATCCCATCGATGGCACCGTCAACTTTGCCCATGGTCATCATCACGTGGCGGTCTCGATTGCCTGGCTCGACAGGGGCCGCGTTCAGGTGGGCGTCGTTCACGCCCCCTTTCTGGAGGAAACCTTCACCGGTATTCGCGGCAGCGGTGCCTGGTGCAACAACGAGCCGATTTCAGTCAGTGATTCGCGCGAACTTGATACATCACTGATTGGCACCGGTTTTCCCTACGACCGCGATGCTCGCTTCCCGCTGCTCAGGCGTCTACATGCGGTACTGGAAAACTGTCGTGACATTCGTCGCAACGGCGCCGCGGCGCTGGATCTGTGCGCGGTGGCCTGCGGCCGTCTGGATGGCTATTACGAGAGCTGCTCGCCATGGGACTTCGCTGCAGGACTTTTGATCGCACGCGAGGCCGGTGCGCGTACCGGCCATGTTTATGACTGCCCGGAAGGCATTGCCACCGAACTTTATGGCGAAAACCTTCTGGTCTGCACGCCAGAAATCTACTCTCCCCTGAAGGCGTTGATCAAAAAGGCGGATAGCGGCCAGTATCGCTGA
- a CDS encoding monovalent cation:proton antiporter-2 (CPA2) family protein, producing MHFLLEATVMLGAAVVAVPLFARFGLGSILGYLCAGLILGPSISGFIADPESVLHVSEIGVVMLLFVIGLELEPARLWRLRGRLFGLGSLQLLLTGLLLTPLGFMLGLGQAASVLLGLTLALSSTAFALQLLTEHQHLASPHGQTAFAILLFQDLAVIPLLAVIPILAGNADAENANLWVTVATTTAIVVATLLVGRFVFPRVLRLVARSEVHEVFTAAALLMVLGTAWVMEEAGLSMALGAFLAGVLLADTPYRHELEANIEPFKGILLGLFFLSVGMSVDLLLVMHNLLTVLGITLAILAVKILVLCVVGVIARLPRQNIPRLAAVIAQGGEFDFVLLTTAVAAGVFEQRIASLCIAAVTISMACTPFLYTLGSRIGNRFKPSTSWDNQFPDDDPPVIIAGLGRFGQMVARVLKMQNVRFTALDPNIRQVEFIRQFGSRIYYADATRLELLRSAGLDRARMLIICVDDEQAALTIARLARENYPDLSIHARARNRHHAWRLQELGVDVVVRETFSASLELSQEVLVGLGYPSASASQAVRTFRDFDVRLFEESYQYRNDNAQLLESDRAAIEEFYKLFQSEDREDRHHRDTRQREADDGRSQD from the coding sequence ATGCACTTTCTGCTGGAAGCGACTGTCATGCTGGGAGCCGCCGTCGTGGCCGTTCCCCTTTTTGCACGTTTTGGCCTGGGCTCAATACTGGGTTATCTGTGTGCCGGCCTGATTCTGGGGCCCTCGATCAGCGGCTTTATTGCCGACCCTGAATCGGTGCTTCACGTCTCCGAGATCGGTGTGGTCATGCTGCTGTTCGTGATCGGCCTGGAGCTGGAACCCGCCCGGCTCTGGCGGCTGCGCGGCCGGCTTTTTGGTCTGGGCAGCCTGCAGCTTTTACTGACCGGTCTTTTGTTAACGCCTCTGGGGTTCATGCTGGGTCTGGGCCAGGCCGCCTCGGTTCTGCTCGGACTGACGCTGGCGTTATCATCCACGGCCTTTGCGCTGCAGCTTTTGACCGAGCATCAGCATCTTGCCAGCCCTCATGGCCAGACAGCCTTTGCCATCCTGCTGTTTCAGGATCTGGCCGTCATTCCGCTGCTGGCAGTCATTCCAATCCTTGCCGGCAACGCCGACGCCGAGAATGCCAATCTGTGGGTAACGGTTGCCACAACCACCGCCATCGTGGTGGCCACGCTACTGGTAGGTCGCTTCGTCTTTCCGCGCGTGCTCAGACTCGTGGCACGCAGCGAAGTCCATGAAGTCTTTACTGCCGCGGCGCTTTTGATGGTACTCGGCACGGCCTGGGTCATGGAGGAAGCCGGCCTCTCCATGGCGCTGGGCGCCTTTCTGGCGGGCGTACTGCTGGCGGATACGCCCTATCGTCACGAGCTTGAAGCCAACATCGAACCCTTCAAGGGCATTCTGCTCGGTCTTTTCTTCCTTTCAGTCGGCATGTCGGTCGACCTTTTGCTGGTCATGCATAACCTGCTGACCGTACTGGGCATCACGCTGGCCATACTGGCGGTCAAAATACTGGTTTTATGTGTGGTCGGTGTCATCGCTCGCCTGCCGCGTCAAAACATTCCGCGTTTGGCCGCCGTTATTGCCCAGGGCGGCGAGTTTGATTTCGTGCTGCTGACCACCGCCGTGGCTGCCGGCGTTTTTGAGCAGCGAATCGCTAGTCTTTGCATCGCGGCCGTGACGATCTCAATGGCCTGCACGCCCTTTCTTTATACGCTGGGCAGCCGTATAGGCAACCGCTTCAAGCCCTCGACGAGCTGGGACAATCAGTTCCCTGATGATGATCCACCGGTGATCATCGCCGGTCTGGGACGTTTCGGGCAGATGGTGGCCCGGGTGCTCAAGATGCAAAACGTACGCTTTACCGCACTGGACCCCAACATCCGCCAGGTCGAGTTTATCCGCCAGTTTGGCTCGCGGATCTATTACGCTGACGCGACCCGGCTGGAGCTGCTGCGCTCGGCAGGTCTCGACCGGGCTCGCATGCTGATCATCTGTGTGGACGATGAGCAGGCCGCTCTCACCATTGCCCGACTGGCTCGGGAAAACTATCCCGACCTGAGCATTCATGCCCGTGCCCGCAACCGCCATCACGCCTGGCGCCTGCAGGAACTGGGGGTGGATGTCGTCGTGCGCGAAACCTTCTCGGCAAGTCTCGAACTGTCTCAGGAAGTGCTGGTCGGTCTGGGCTATCCCAGTGCCAGCGCCAGCCAGGCCGTCAGAACCTTCCGTGACTTCGATGTGCGCCTTTTTGAGGAGTCCTATCAGTATCGCAACGACAACGCCCAGCTGCTTGAAAGCGATCGCGCCGCCATTGAGGAGTTCTACAAGCTCTTTCAAAGCGAAGACCGAGAGGACAGACATCACCGGGATACGCGGCAAAGAGAAGCTGATGATGGCCGGAGTCAAGACTGA